The Bradysia coprophila strain Holo2 chromosome II, BU_Bcop_v1, whole genome shotgun sequence genome has a segment encoding these proteins:
- the LOC119073257 gene encoding zinc carboxypeptidase-like, whose protein sequence is MTPLLWALLSILITTIDSKDYTGYKLFKVNNTDNVLQFIESFNIYELNGVDIMLINRNATHALVSPHVQMEFGALLQQLNATYTIDNNIQRKIDAEQLRRRTGRHGFHEKQFFDAIRPLKEIQSFVSKLVREHANVAKLKSIGKTYEGNDIEMVVISDSSEAKPKLIFIEAGLHAREWIAPATALYFLQNIVENFHNFSEILRDVEINIVPVANPDGYKHTFTTDRLWRKNRQPNEGSTCIGVDLNRNFGYHWGETGTSEDPCSESYGGDRAFSGLESTYIARYLVANMKRLVSFVDLHSYGKDIFYPYGYRKNTYLNKDYMHSMAQHIESAISKNRGTKYEIGTAADLIYESSGGVDDYAAGVLGVPLTFTIELPHDDFLIPAEEVEPIGSETTDGLIELLRIVVDY, encoded by the exons ATGACTCCACTTCTATGGGCACTGctatcaattttaattacaacAATTGATTCGAAAGATTACACGGG TTACAAGCTTTTCAAAGTAAACAACACGGACAATGTACTGCAATTTATCGAAAGCTTCAACATCTACGAATTGAACGGCGTGGACATAATGCTAATCAATAGGAACGCTACACATGCTTTGGTGTCTCCGCATGTACAGATGGAGTTCGGTGCGTTGTTACAACAATTGAATGCAACGTATACCATTGACAACAACATCCAGAg AAAAATTGATGCTGAACAACTTCGACGAAGAACCGGACGCCACggatttcatgaaaaacaatttttcgatgCCATTCGACCTTTGAAAGAG ATTCAAAGTTTCGTTTCGAAACTCGTGAGAGAACATGCAAATGTAGCAAAACTAAAATCGATCGGAAAAACTTACGAAGGAAATGATATAGAAATGGTAGTTATATCCGACAGCAGTGAAGCGAAACCAAAGTTAATATTTATAGAAGCTGGATTACATGCACG AGAATGGATTGCTCCGGCCACAGCACTGTATTTCTTGCAAAATATcgtcgaaaattttcataatttttcggaaatattACGAGATGTTGAAATCAATATTGTTCCAGTGGCTAATCCAGACGGTTACAAGCATACTTTCACTACG GATCGCTTGTGGAGAAAAAATAGACAGCCCAATGAAGGATCCACTTGCATTGGTGTGGATCTGAATCGAAATTTCGGGTATCATTGGGGCGAAACTGGAACAAGTGAAGAT CCTTGCAGTGAGTCGTACGGAGGTGATCGTGCATTTTCTGGCTTGGAAAGTACTTACATTGCTCGGTATTTGGTTGCGAATATGAAACGTCTGGTATCGTTCGTGGATTTACATTCGTATggcaaagacattttttatccGTACGGGTATCGAAA GAACACATATCTCAACAAAGACTACATGCATAGCATGGCCCAGCATATCGAAAGTGCAATATCCAAAAACCGAGGTACCAAATACGAAATTGGCACCGCTGCCGATCTAATATACGAAAGCTCGGGCGGTGTTGATGATTATGCTGCGGGCGTACTTGGTGTACCGTTAACATTTACCATTGAATTGCCACACGATGACTTTCTCATACCAGCAGAGGAAGTTGAACCGATTGGAAGTGAAACAACCGATggtttaattgaattattacGAATTGTAGTTGACTATTGA